A region from the Sulfitobacter sp. D7 genome encodes:
- a CDS encoding J domain-containing protein codes for MPKADPFGFDMSVSSSKKKNPRGRRGMSGASETSTRICDHEGCDEPGKFRAPKAPDVLDDYFWFCQQHVREYNAKWSFFDGTTEAELNAQMSKDKVWERATKPLGDPEQRAWARLGIEDPHQVLGKNATQNPGKGQQAGRRLPPTERRAIEILEAKDTWTKPEVRKAYKALIKVLHPDMNGGDRSQEEQLQLVVWAWDQIKGSRNFKD; via the coding sequence ATGCCAAAAGCTGATCCCTTCGGATTCGACATGTCCGTGTCGTCCTCCAAAAAGAAAAACCCCCGCGGCCGCCGCGGCATGTCCGGCGCGTCGGAAACCTCGACCCGGATTTGCGACCATGAGGGCTGCGACGAGCCGGGCAAGTTCCGCGCGCCCAAGGCCCCCGATGTGCTCGATGATTACTTCTGGTTCTGCCAGCAACACGTCCGCGAATACAACGCGAAGTGGAGCTTCTTTGACGGCACCACCGAAGCCGAGTTGAACGCTCAGATGTCCAAGGACAAGGTCTGGGAACGCGCCACCAAGCCGCTCGGCGACCCCGAGCAGCGTGCATGGGCCCGCCTCGGCATCGAAGACCCGCATCAGGTTTTGGGCAAGAACGCGACCCAGAACCCCGGCAAGGGCCAGCAAGCGGGCCGCCGCCTGCCCCCGACCGAGCGCCGCGCGATCGAGATTCTCGAAGCCAAGGACACATGGACCAAACCCGAGGTCCGCAAAGCCTACAAAGCGCTGATCAAAGTACTGCACCCCGATATGAACGGCGGCGACCGCAGTCAGGAAGAGCAGTTGCAGCTGGTCGTCTGGGCATGGGATCAAATCAAGGGCAGCCGCAACTTCAAGGACTGA
- a CDS encoding BolA family protein, with protein sequence MSTTQEISDRLEAAFAPRELDVVDDSESHRGHAGFQEGGESHFNVRIRSERFKGQNRLARHRAVHSALGPDLMGRIHALALDLDE encoded by the coding sequence ATGTCGACAACACAAGAGATTTCAGACCGGCTGGAAGCCGCTTTTGCGCCGCGAGAATTGGATGTGGTAGATGACAGCGAAAGCCATCGCGGTCACGCCGGGTTTCAAGAAGGGGGCGAAAGCCACTTCAACGTGCGCATCCGCTCAGAGCGTTTCAAGGGTCAGAACCGGCTGGCGCGGCACCGCGCGGTGCACAGTGCCTTGGGGCCGGATCTGATGGGGCGCATTCATGCGCTGGCGCTTGATCTGGACGAATAA
- a CDS encoding PRC-barrel domain-containing protein, with protein sequence MTNFMQHASRLAMIAVLGAAPLAATAQDATKPASDEATAEAPQTDEATQSSEATASDDAVESETETDTAEAPEGEAELEADTAEAPEADADKEADTAGAPDTDAATDSAEAPATTEPMTEDTAEAPATEPLGDTVAPADKTAEAPAEEPAKPVEGQITMQSENTILADDLIGSNVYSDAGEKIGDVDDLIVNLDGTVEGVVIGVGGFLGMGEKWVAVKMDSLSTMTDESGTLRLVSSATKTDLEAAEAFKTAQDMEAEQQALENAAPQDPNAVTTEPAPVN encoded by the coding sequence ATGACCAATTTTATGCAACATGCGAGCCGTCTGGCTATGATCGCAGTTTTGGGGGCCGCGCCTTTGGCCGCCACCGCACAGGATGCGACAAAACCCGCATCAGACGAAGCCACTGCCGAAGCGCCTCAGACCGATGAGGCGACACAGAGCAGCGAGGCCACGGCCAGCGATGATGCGGTAGAGTCCGAAACCGAAACCGACACTGCCGAAGCGCCCGAAGGCGAAGCGGAATTGGAGGCCGACACGGCTGAAGCACCTGAAGCTGACGCCGATAAGGAGGCCGATACCGCAGGGGCACCTGACACGGACGCCGCGACTGACAGTGCCGAAGCACCGGCCACGACTGAGCCGATGACCGAAGACACGGCAGAGGCCCCGGCAACGGAGCCCTTGGGCGACACCGTCGCCCCCGCTGACAAAACCGCCGAGGCGCCGGCAGAAGAGCCTGCAAAGCCGGTTGAAGGTCAGATCACCATGCAAAGCGAGAACACGATCCTCGCCGACGACCTGATTGGCAGCAATGTCTATTCCGACGCAGGTGAAAAGATCGGCGATGTAGATGACCTGATCGTCAATCTTGATGGCACCGTCGAAGGTGTCGTGATCGGTGTCGGTGGTTTCCTCGGCATGGGTGAAAAATGGGTTGCCGTGAAAATGGACAGCCTGTCGACCATGACTGACGAAAGCGGCACGCTGCGTCTGGTATCCTCGGCCACGAAGACCGACCTTGAAGCCGCAGAGGCCTTTAAAACCGCGCAGGATATGGAAGCCGAGCAGCAAGCGCTTGAAAACGCTGCCCCGCAAGACCCCAACGCGGTCACCACTGAGCCCGCACCTGTCAACTAA
- the cobS gene encoding cobaltochelatase subunit CobS gives MADGALEHDMKPTEELSVRDVFGIDTDMVVKGFPQRTSRVPDIDSTYKFDPDTTLAILAGFTHNRRVMIQGYHGTGKSTHIEQVAALLNWPTVRVNLDSHISRIDLIGKDAIKLRDGKQVTEFHEGILPWALRNPTAIVFDEYDAGRADVMFVIQRVLEHDGKLTLMDQNEIITPHPYFRLFATANTVGLGDTTGLYHGTQQINQAQMDRWSLVATLNYLSIDAETAIVLAKNPHYNTEKGRKTLKQMVTVADLTRTAFMNGELSTVMSPRTVIAWAQNAEIFRNVGYAFRLSFLNKCDELERQTVAEFYQRLFDEELPESAASLSLG, from the coding sequence ATGGCCGACGGTGCACTGGAACACGACATGAAACCCACCGAAGAACTCTCGGTGCGCGATGTCTTTGGCATCGACACCGATATGGTCGTCAAAGGCTTCCCGCAGCGCACCAGCCGCGTGCCGGACATCGACAGCACCTATAAGTTTGATCCTGACACCACGTTGGCGATCCTCGCAGGGTTCACACACAACCGCCGCGTCATGATCCAAGGCTACCACGGCACTGGCAAATCGACCCATATCGAACAGGTCGCCGCGCTGCTGAACTGGCCCACCGTGCGCGTCAACCTCGACAGTCACATCAGCCGGATCGACCTGATCGGCAAGGACGCGATCAAACTGCGCGACGGCAAGCAGGTCACCGAATTTCACGAGGGCATCCTGCCTTGGGCGCTGCGCAACCCGACCGCCATCGTCTTTGACGAATATGACGCGGGCCGCGCCGATGTGATGTTCGTGATCCAGCGCGTGCTTGAGCATGACGGCAAGCTGACGCTGATGGACCAGAACGAGATCATCACTCCGCACCCCTATTTCCGCCTCTTTGCCACGGCCAACACCGTGGGATTGGGCGATACCACCGGGCTTTATCACGGCACCCAGCAGATCAACCAAGCGCAGATGGACCGTTGGTCGCTCGTGGCCACGCTGAACTACCTCAGCATCGACGCCGAGACCGCCATCGTGCTGGCCAAAAACCCGCATTACAATACCGAGAAGGGCCGCAAGACCCTCAAGCAGATGGTGACTGTGGCGGACCTCACGCGGACCGCCTTCATGAACGGCGAACTGTCCACCGTGATGTCGCCCCGTACCGTGATCGCATGGGCCCAGAACGCTGAAATTTTCCGCAATGTCGGCTATGCTTTCCGGCTGTCCTTCCTCAACAAATGCGATGAGTTGGAGCGCCAGACCGTGGCCGAGTTCTACCAGCGTCTGTTTGACGAGGAACTGCCCGAAAGCGCGGCCAGCCTCAGCTTGGGCTAA
- a CDS encoding DUF4177 domain-containing protein, with protein MRYEYKILPAPTKGQKAKGLKAPEARFANTLEECLNEQAAEGWEYQRAETLPSQERSGLTSTTTEWRNVLVFRRLASASSQPEDGDLLPPAAATPALSATIEGDETALQADAPASITPDDDAPTKVEPAKEEPAKLATPPAFLSGTATEQAPDVSSPEKPDETDDKSKP; from the coding sequence ATGCGCTACGAATACAAGATCCTTCCCGCCCCCACCAAAGGGCAGAAAGCCAAAGGTCTGAAAGCCCCCGAAGCGCGCTTTGCCAATACGTTGGAAGAGTGCCTGAACGAACAGGCCGCCGAGGGCTGGGAGTACCAGCGGGCCGAGACATTGCCCTCGCAAGAACGCTCTGGCCTGACCTCGACCACCACCGAGTGGCGCAATGTGCTGGTGTTCCGCCGCTTGGCCAGCGCGAGCAGCCAGCCAGAGGACGGCGATCTGCTGCCCCCCGCCGCTGCAACGCCTGCATTGTCCGCCACGATTGAGGGCGACGAGACGGCGCTTCAGGCCGATGCGCCTGCCTCTATCACGCCCGACGACGACGCCCCTACAAAGGTGGAGCCCGCCAAAGAGGAACCCGCCAAGCTGGCAACGCCACCTGCGTTCCTCTCCGGCACCGCGACAGAGCAAGCGCCGGACGTTTCTTCGCCGGAAAAACCCGACGAAACCGACGATAAGTCAAAGCCCTAA